In Syntrophomonadaceae bacterium, one genomic interval encodes:
- a CDS encoding MoaD/ThiS family protein produces the protein MQVEVRLYAGMRAYAPHLLIGQPQIIEVPAGATGKDLVRVLGIPDDVPKILVINGRKEDLLHQLKEGDRIGIFPPVGGG, from the coding sequence ATGCAGGTGGAAGTTCGTTTATATGCTGGCATGCGGGCATATGCCCCTCACCTCTTAATCGGCCAGCCGCAAATAATTGAAGTGCCCGCAGGCGCAACTGGCAAAGATTTAGTTCGGGTGTTGGGTATACCCGATGATGTTCCTAAAATATTAGTAATTAACGGGCGGAAAGAGGATCTGCTGCACCAACTGAAAGAGGGAGATCGCATCGGTATCTTTCCTCCTGTAGGTGGCGGTTAA
- a CDS encoding aldehyde ferredoxin oxidoreductase: protein MSKILRVNMSSLTVAFEDIAEAYVGLGGRALTSKVVSSEVDPTCHPLGPTNKLVIAPGLLTGTSCPSSGRLSAGAKSPLTGTIKESNAGSMTSQKLASLGISAVVVEGQPAAGLFLLLITEEGAKLLPADEYALMGTYELNNKLREKYGTKIGVICIGPAGERKMPIAGISNNDMEGQPGRFCGRGGMGAVMGSKGLKAIVLQTAKLFESPVQNKEAFKEAAQKLTKVLRSHPVTGQTLSAYGTAVLVNVLNEAGGLPTRNFSEGRFEKAAEISGEAIAEMVQKRGGKGKMGHACHPGCVMRCSNIYPDENGEALCSPVEYETDWSLGANCGIGELDTIARLNRQCNDFGIDTIETGVALAVAMEAGVVPFGDGAGAIKLLEEIGQGTPMGRILGAGTETVGKVFGMTRVPVVKGQGIPAYDPRAVKGIGVTYATSTMGADHTAGYSVATNILKVGGYVDPLKPEGQADLSRNLQIATAAIDSAGLCVFTAFALLDIPEGMEAVIEMLNAKFGLSLTGADVTKLGQKVLADELDFNRRAGFTVAHDRLPEFFYKEVLPPHQLVFDVPDMELAAVIPDAVAPVRPA, encoded by the coding sequence GTGAGCAAAATTCTACGCGTAAACATGAGCTCGTTAACGGTAGCATTTGAGGATATTGCGGAAGCCTATGTTGGCCTGGGAGGAAGAGCCCTTACTTCTAAAGTTGTATCAAGCGAAGTGGATCCGACCTGTCACCCTCTTGGTCCAACCAATAAATTGGTTATCGCCCCCGGCTTGTTAACCGGCACCAGTTGTCCTTCTTCCGGCCGGCTTTCTGCAGGCGCAAAAAGCCCCCTAACTGGCACAATCAAAGAATCAAATGCCGGCAGTATGACCTCCCAAAAACTGGCTAGCCTTGGTATCAGCGCAGTAGTTGTTGAAGGCCAGCCTGCCGCAGGATTATTCTTGTTGCTGATTACTGAAGAAGGGGCTAAACTGCTTCCGGCAGATGAATATGCCTTGATGGGGACATACGAATTAAACAATAAGTTAAGAGAAAAATACGGCACCAAGATTGGCGTCATCTGTATCGGCCCTGCCGGCGAAAGAAAAATGCCGATAGCCGGTATTTCCAACAATGATATGGAGGGCCAGCCAGGCCGCTTCTGTGGCCGCGGCGGCATGGGGGCGGTAATGGGCAGCAAGGGGCTGAAGGCTATTGTGCTGCAGACCGCAAAGCTGTTTGAATCTCCGGTCCAGAATAAAGAGGCCTTTAAAGAAGCGGCTCAGAAGTTAACCAAAGTGCTCCGGAGCCACCCGGTCACCGGGCAGACCCTGTCAGCATATGGCACGGCTGTTCTGGTCAATGTTTTGAATGAAGCCGGCGGTTTGCCCACCCGGAACTTCAGTGAGGGCAGGTTTGAAAAGGCTGCGGAGATCAGCGGCGAGGCGATAGCAGAGATGGTTCAAAAGCGGGGCGGAAAAGGCAAGATGGGCCATGCCTGCCATCCTGGCTGTGTAATGCGCTGCTCAAATATCTATCCAGATGAAAACGGCGAAGCATTATGCTCCCCAGTGGAATATGAAACCGACTGGTCGCTTGGCGCTAACTGTGGTATTGGTGAACTGGATACCATCGCCAGGCTCAACCGTCAATGCAACGATTTTGGCATTGATACCATTGAAACCGGTGTCGCCCTGGCTGTTGCCATGGAGGCAGGGGTAGTGCCTTTCGGAGATGGCGCCGGAGCTATCAAGCTGCTGGAAGAGATTGGGCAGGGTACTCCTATGGGCCGGATTTTAGGGGCTGGGACAGAAACGGTGGGCAAGGTCTTTGGGATGACCAGGGTTCCTGTTGTTAAAGGCCAGGGGATTCCCGCCTATGACCCGAGAGCGGTAAAGGGCATCGGTGTCACTTATGCTACCAGCACCATGGGCGCTGACCATACAGCCGGTTACAGCGTAGCAACCAATATTCTAAAAGTGGGCGGCTATGTTGATCCCTTAAAGCCGGAAGGTCAAGCCGATTTGTCCCGCAATTTGCAAATCGCAACTGCCGCTATCGACTCTGCCGGGCTATGCGTATTCACGGCTTTTGCCCTCCTTGATATTCCCGAGGGGATGGAGGCGGTAATAGAAATGTTAAACGCCAAGTTCGGATTAAGCCTGACAGGTGCAGATGTGACCAAACTGGGCCAAAAGGTATTGGCGGATGAGCTTGACTTTAACCGCCGGGCTGGCTTCACTGTTGCCCATGACCGCTTGCCGGAGTTTTTCTACAAGGAAGTGCTGCCCCCCCATCAGTTGGTCTTTGATGTACCAGACATGGAATTGGCTGCAGTGATACCTGATGCGGTGGCTCCTGTGCGGCCCGCCTAA
- the gatB gene encoding Asp-tRNA(Asn)/Glu-tRNA(Gln) amidotransferase subunit GatB, with amino-acid sequence MDYQPVIGLEVHVELKTNSKIFCACSTQFGGEPNTSVCPVCLGLPGTLPVLNQRVVELATLAGLALGCQIASFSKFDRKNYYYPDLPKNYQISQSGLPIAFGGCLEIEVNGKKKAVGIARVHMEEDAGKLIHEGSHSFVDYNRSCVPLIEIVTEPDLRSAEEAKAYLEQLKLILQYIDVSDCKMEEGSLRCDANVSIMPVGSEKLGTKAEIKNMNSFRAVQRALEYEIKRQIDEIRSGGRIIQETRSWDENKGITFSMRSKEQAHDYRYFPDPDLVPLVIDGDWVGKMRQNLPELPQARRERLVRDYGLPDYDAGVITGSKALADFFDECVLLYPDAKTVSNWVMGELLRLLNSSNVEIQKAKISPHGLAELLKLIEIGTISGKLAKTIFEEIFASGKMPTEVIREKGLSQISDTGEIAAVVIKVLSANPSVVQDFKAGKEKALGFLVGQVMKETMGKANPAVVNQLLKERLR; translated from the coding sequence TTGGATTATCAACCTGTCATCGGTCTCGAAGTCCATGTGGAGTTAAAAACCAATTCCAAGATATTTTGTGCCTGTTCCACCCAGTTCGGCGGTGAGCCTAACACCAGCGTTTGTCCGGTTTGCCTGGGTTTACCCGGGACGCTCCCAGTCTTGAATCAAAGAGTGGTAGAGCTGGCCACGCTGGCGGGACTGGCCCTTGGCTGTCAAATTGCGAGTTTTAGCAAATTTGACCGCAAGAATTATTATTATCCAGACTTACCTAAGAATTACCAGATATCCCAATCTGGCTTGCCAATAGCCTTCGGCGGCTGCCTGGAAATCGAAGTTAATGGCAAAAAAAAGGCCGTTGGTATTGCCAGGGTTCATATGGAAGAAGATGCCGGCAAATTAATCCATGAGGGCAGTCATTCTTTTGTAGATTATAACCGCTCTTGCGTGCCTTTAATAGAAATTGTTACCGAACCTGATCTCCGGTCTGCCGAAGAGGCTAAAGCCTATTTGGAGCAGTTAAAGCTAATTCTTCAATATATTGATGTATCGGACTGCAAGATGGAAGAGGGTTCGCTTCGGTGTGACGCTAACGTTTCGATAATGCCTGTGGGCAGTGAAAAATTAGGCACCAAGGCAGAGATCAAAAATATGAACTCCTTCCGGGCAGTGCAAAGGGCCCTGGAGTATGAAATAAAAAGGCAAATAGACGAAATCAGATCTGGGGGCAGGATAATCCAGGAGACCCGTTCATGGGACGAAAACAAAGGAATTACTTTTTCCATGCGCAGCAAGGAGCAGGCCCATGACTACCGCTATTTTCCGGACCCCGACCTGGTGCCGCTGGTTATTGACGGGGACTGGGTGGGAAAAATGCGCCAAAACCTGCCGGAGCTGCCCCAGGCAAGAAGAGAAAGGCTTGTGCGCGATTACGGGCTGCCTGACTATGACGCGGGAGTGATTACCGGTTCTAAGGCGTTAGCAGACTTCTTCGACGAGTGTGTTCTATTATATCCGGATGCTAAAACCGTCAGCAACTGGGTAATGGGGGAATTGCTGCGCCTGCTAAACTCCAGCAATGTAGAAATCCAGAAGGCAAAAATCTCTCCCCATGGGTTGGCGGAATTGCTGAAACTGATTGAAATCGGCACTATCAGCGGAAAACTAGCCAAAACAATTTTCGAAGAAATCTTTGCCAGCGGGAAGATGCCTACTGAGGTTATTCGTGAGAAGGGTTTATCTCAAATTTCCGACACTGGCGAGATTGCTGCCGTAGTTATAAAGGTCTTATCTGCCAATCCGTCTGTGGTGCAGGATTTTAAGGCAGGCAAAGAAAAAGCGCTTGGTTTCCTGGTGGGGCAAGTGATGAAAGAGACAATGGGGAAGGCTAACCCGGCTGTAGTAAACCAATTATTAAAAGAACGTCTCCGATAA
- the gatA gene encoding Asp-tRNA(Asn)/Glu-tRNA(Gln) amidotransferase subunit GatA codes for MSLYSLPLYQLHAMLIKQEVSAKEITEAFISRIDEVESHVRAFITITTETALAKAMEVDRRLAAGEGISPLAGIPMGLKDNLCTKGILTTCGSKILENFIPPYDATVVSRLAQRGAVLIGKLNMDEFAMGSSNETSRFFPTRNPWDLNRVPGGSSGGPAAAVAAGEVAFSLGTDTGGSIRQPASFCGIVGMKPTYGLVSRYGAVAYASSLDQIGPMTKNVTDCALVLQEIAGQDPLDSTSVGYMPPNYRKALVNDIKGLRIGIPKEYFVAGLEPGVKKAVEAAIAKLEELGAVCKEVSLPHTEYALAAYYIISPAEASSNLAKFDGVSYGFRNTAASDVMEMYMKTRREGFGPEVKRRIMLGTYALSAGYYDAYYLKALKVRTLVKQDFARAFEHVDVLAAPTAPMVAFKLGERIEDPLAMYLIDTFTIPVNMAGVPGISIPCGLSEGMPVGLQLIGKPFSEALLFRVAYTYEQNTSYHLAKPALEVN; via the coding sequence TTGTCTCTGTATTCTTTGCCGCTATATCAATTACATGCCATGCTCATTAAACAGGAAGTCAGTGCCAAGGAGATCACAGAAGCCTTTATCAGCCGGATAGATGAAGTAGAAAGCCATGTCCGGGCATTTATTACCATTACCACTGAAACGGCACTGGCCAAAGCTATGGAGGTAGATCGCCGTTTGGCGGCTGGCGAGGGGATTAGCCCCTTGGCAGGAATCCCGATGGGCTTGAAAGATAACCTTTGTACCAAAGGCATCCTGACTACGTGTGGGTCTAAAATTTTAGAAAACTTTATCCCACCCTATGATGCCACAGTGGTATCCCGCCTGGCACAAAGGGGTGCCGTCTTAATAGGCAAACTTAACATGGATGAGTTCGCCATGGGATCTTCCAATGAAACTTCTCGTTTTTTCCCAACCAGGAACCCCTGGGACTTGAACCGGGTGCCCGGCGGTTCCAGTGGCGGCCCGGCAGCGGCAGTGGCGGCCGGGGAAGTAGCCTTTTCTTTGGGTACAGATACGGGGGGGTCAATACGGCAGCCAGCCTCATTTTGTGGCATCGTAGGCATGAAACCCACTTATGGCTTAGTGTCCCGTTATGGAGCGGTAGCTTATGCTTCCTCTTTGGATCAGATTGGTCCGATGACAAAAAACGTAACTGATTGTGCTTTAGTATTACAAGAAATAGCCGGCCAAGATCCCCTTGATTCCACCTCTGTCGGTTATATGCCCCCTAATTACCGCAAAGCCCTGGTCAACGATATTAAGGGCTTGCGTATTGGCATCCCAAAAGAATATTTTGTAGCCGGTTTGGAGCCGGGAGTTAAAAAGGCAGTGGAGGCAGCAATTGCCAAGTTAGAGGAGTTGGGAGCTGTTTGCAAGGAGGTATCCTTGCCCCATACGGAATATGCCCTGGCTGCTTATTACATAATCTCTCCGGCTGAAGCCAGCTCCAACCTGGCCAAGTTTGACGGAGTAAGTTACGGATTCCGGAATACAGCCGCGTCTGATGTGATGGAGATGTACATGAAAACCCGCCGGGAAGGATTTGGTCCAGAGGTTAAGCGCCGGATTATGCTGGGTACCTATGCCCTTAGCGCAGGCTATTATGATGCATATTATCTCAAGGCATTAAAGGTGCGCACCTTGGTGAAACAAGACTTTGCGAGAGCCTTTGAGCATGTTGATGTGCTTGCGGCGCCAACTGCTCCTATGGTGGCTTTTAAGCTTGGGGAAAGAATTGAAGATCCTTTGGCCATGTACTTAATTGACACTTTCACAATTCCTGTTAATATGGCAGGGGTTCCTGGCATATCCATCCCTTGCGGCTTAAGTGAAGGTATGCCGGTCGGGCTTCAGCTTATTGGCAAGCCATTTTCGGAGGCCTTGTTGTTCAGAGTTGCTTATACCTATGAACAGAATACTTCCTATCACTTGGCAAAGCCTGCTTTGGAGGTGAATTAG
- the gatC gene encoding Asp-tRNA(Asn)/Glu-tRNA(Gln) amidotransferase subunit GatC, with product MALAQKDVEGVAFLARLALDEEEIATYTKQLNSILGYMEKINSLDTVGVEPTAHVLPLKNVFRGDVNEPGLSQDEALANAPDQERGQFRVPRII from the coding sequence ATGGCACTTGCTCAAAAGGATGTCGAAGGTGTAGCATTTCTTGCTCGCTTGGCCTTGGATGAGGAGGAAATTGCTACCTATACCAAACAGTTAAACAGCATTTTGGGTTACATGGAAAAAATAAATTCCTTAGATACAGTTGGGGTAGAACCTACTGCCCATGTATTGCCTTTAAAAAATGTGTTCCGGGGAGATGTAAACGAACCAGGCCTGTCCCAGGATGAGGCCTTGGCCAATGCCCCGGATCAAGAGAGGGGTCAATTTAGAGTGCCAAGGATTATCTAG
- a CDS encoding zinc-ribbon domain containing protein: protein MPNDKVLGCKDCGKEFVFTASEQEFYAEKGFTNEPGRCPECRSAKKAQRNSSNRGGTGFGRTQQREMFPATCASCGKRTTVPFQPTGDKPVYCRDCYQPRSRNSW from the coding sequence ATGCCAAATGACAAGGTGCTAGGATGCAAGGATTGTGGCAAAGAATTCGTTTTTACTGCCTCAGAGCAGGAATTCTATGCGGAAAAGGGCTTTACCAATGAACCAGGACGTTGCCCCGAATGCCGCTCTGCCAAAAAAGCGCAGCGCAATTCTTCAAATAGAGGCGGCACTGGGTTTGGACGCACCCAGCAGCGGGAAATGTTTCCTGCTACCTGCGCATCCTGCGGAAAACGTACAACTGTTCCATTCCAGCCTACTGGCGATAAGCCTGTATACTGCAGGGACTGTTACCAGCCCCGCAGCCGGAACAGCTGGTAG
- a CDS encoding TraB/GumN family protein, which produces MLSEPKIGGNSNNNIIQLDSLPDLAVVPEHSISFMQAMSGGNPFLRGTYLFLSSGDLLMAIGYPISGKYDPKEFDQALLEALGQTKAKECIAISPSLPERLHPHRREQDQYYTLPANAPIPSRLERLANRAASSLQVEEGKVFTLSHRRLWAEFVGREPLPPIVRKLYEKTETVLTADSDLILLNAWTEDGHLAACLLLDLAPKGFLSYIIGAHSRIHYTPYASDLLFKQMICIARREGKSYLHLGLGVNDGIRRFKAKWGSIPSLPYEMAVWNEDQPLSAKKMLQMLSAPPTNTMTTQQYLDSILEEKPFTMLWEIEKNGCRSWIGGTAHFFRYSFEASFRELFNHVHTVIFEGPLDQVSMEQVTEAGQKLNSGAPRLIDAMSEEEIRRLEKVVAGPQGIWARLAGLEQKNIPDVRYYLSETRPWLAFFSLWCAFLKRKGWDQSVDMEAWHLARDMGKVVFGMETIVEQIETLESIPFQRIVNFFRDCNKWNSYTINYERSYLQGELEAMLGTSAEFPSRTEMVICRRDETFLKRMLPFLEKGGCAVFVGAAHMLNLRRMIAEAGFNIRKTGKKLS; this is translated from the coding sequence ATGCTAAGTGAACCAAAGATTGGCGGAAATTCAAATAATAATATTATTCAGCTTGACTCCCTGCCGGATCTGGCTGTAGTGCCCGAACACTCGATCTCTTTCATGCAGGCGATGTCAGGCGGAAATCCTTTTTTGAGGGGTACTTATCTTTTCCTTTCAAGCGGAGATTTGCTGATGGCGATTGGCTACCCTATTTCGGGCAAGTATGACCCAAAGGAATTTGACCAGGCCCTCTTAGAAGCACTTGGCCAGACAAAAGCAAAGGAATGCATCGCCATCTCGCCTTCTTTGCCTGAACGGTTACATCCCCACCGCCGGGAGCAGGACCAGTATTACACACTTCCCGCCAATGCTCCAATACCTTCCCGGCTCGAACGACTGGCAAACCGCGCCGCCTCCTCCTTGCAGGTTGAGGAAGGGAAAGTTTTTACCCTTTCCCATCGGCGTCTTTGGGCCGAATTTGTTGGGCGGGAACCTTTGCCTCCCATTGTACGCAAACTTTATGAAAAGACAGAAACCGTCCTTACCGCTGATTCCGACCTGATCCTGCTTAACGCCTGGACTGAAGACGGACACCTGGCAGCGTGTCTGCTTTTAGATTTGGCGCCAAAAGGTTTCCTCAGCTACATTATCGGCGCCCATTCCCGCATTCATTACACACCTTATGCCTCAGACCTGCTTTTCAAGCAAATGATCTGTATCGCCAGGCGCGAGGGAAAAAGCTACCTGCACCTTGGTCTTGGTGTCAACGATGGAATCAGGCGCTTCAAGGCTAAGTGGGGCAGCATCCCTTCCCTGCCGTACGAAATGGCTGTATGGAACGAGGACCAACCGCTAAGCGCAAAGAAAATGCTGCAGATGCTTTCTGCTCCTCCAACAAATACCATGACCACACAGCAGTATCTGGATAGCATCCTGGAGGAAAAGCCTTTTACCATGCTATGGGAAATTGAGAAGAACGGCTGCCGGTCCTGGATTGGCGGCACGGCCCATTTTTTCCGTTACAGCTTCGAGGCTTCCTTCCGGGAATTATTTAACCATGTACACACTGTTATTTTCGAAGGCCCTCTGGATCAAGTGAGTATGGAGCAGGTTACTGAAGCTGGGCAGAAGCTAAATTCCGGTGCCCCCAGGCTGATCGATGCAATGAGCGAAGAAGAGATTCGCCGGTTGGAAAAGGTGGTTGCCGGGCCCCAGGGCATTTGGGCCAGGCTTGCAGGGCTGGAACAAAAAAATATTCCAGATGTGCGTTATTATTTATCTGAAACCCGGCCCTGGCTGGCTTTCTTCTCCCTGTGGTGTGCCTTCCTTAAGCGCAAGGGGTGGGACCAGTCCGTGGATATGGAGGCGTGGCATTTGGCCCGGGATATGGGGAAGGTTGTTTTCGGTATGGAAACCATTGTCGAGCAAATCGAAACCCTGGAGAGCATCCCTTTCCAACGCATTGTAAACTTTTTCCGAGATTGCAACAAGTGGAACTCCTACACCATTAACTATGAAAGGTCCTACCTTCAGGGCGAACTGGAAGCCATGCTGGGTACCTCGGCGGAATTTCCCTCCCGCACAGAAATGGTCATTTGCCGGCGGGACGAGACTTTCCTCAAGCGCATGCTGCCATTCCTGGAGAAAGGCGGGTGCGCAGTGTTTGTAGGGGCAGCCCACATGTTAAACCTGCGTCGGATGATTGCCGAGGCGGGCTTTAACATTCGAAAAACCGGCAAGAAGCTAAGCTGA
- the ligA gene encoding NAD-dependent DNA ligase LigA, with protein MNKQVGERIQELRRLIDRHNYLYYQQDSPEVSDYEYDELMAELSRLESEYPEFFEPNSPTQRVGGKPQDAFGTIRHRTPLLSLENAFGQADLLEFDRRIRSALNEPVSYVVEPKIDGLSVAMSYMDGQFSSAATRGDGETGEDVTQNIKTVAAVPMHLNEPLPVLEVRGEAYMPKEAFERLNRAREAKGEPLFANPRNAAAGSLRQLDAKVTARRSLSVMAYEVLYVEGYAVTTHWEGLELLDKMGFQVDPYRMYCQDIQQVINRCLEWNGQRNQLPYEIDGMVVKVNSLEQQQKLGARSKSPRWAIAYKFPAELAIAVLQNIFVRVGRTGVLTPNAVFQPVRLAGTTVSRATLHNEDIIRQKDIRIGDTVVIQKAGEIIPEVVQVLKERRTGKEQEFVMPDTCPECGSRVERQPGEAAARCTGGLVCPAQVREAIIHFVSRDAMNIEGLGPAVVTQLIEAGLVRDVADLYTLSQDALINLERMGLQSSQNLLDAVAKSKENSLAQLIFALGIRHVGQRASRLLADHFGSMDRLQGATYEELIAVPEIGPRMTESVLSFFREDHNQKVLARLKAAGVKMAAAKAPQRDLPMAGKKFVLTGTLERLTRSEAQKLIEDNGGQVAGSVSKTIDYIVAGASPGSKLEKARALLEASPELPLKILTEEEFTRLVRKSRVE; from the coding sequence ATGAACAAGCAGGTGGGGGAACGAATACAAGAACTTCGCCGGTTGATTGACAGGCATAATTACCTGTATTATCAACAGGATAGCCCAGAAGTCTCAGATTACGAGTACGATGAGTTGATGGCGGAGCTAAGCCGCCTGGAAAGTGAATACCCGGAGTTTTTTGAGCCCAATTCTCCGACCCAAAGGGTGGGAGGGAAACCCCAGGATGCTTTCGGTACAATCAGGCACCGCACACCTCTTTTGAGTCTTGAAAATGCCTTCGGGCAGGCAGACCTTTTGGAATTTGACCGTCGCATACGATCGGCATTAAACGAACCGGTATCCTATGTTGTTGAGCCGAAGATCGATGGATTGTCTGTTGCCATGAGTTACATGGATGGGCAGTTTTCTTCTGCTGCCACCCGTGGCGACGGGGAAACGGGTGAGGACGTAACCCAAAACATTAAAACCGTAGCCGCAGTGCCAATGCATCTAAACGAACCATTGCCGGTACTTGAGGTGCGGGGCGAGGCGTACATGCCTAAGGAAGCCTTCGAGCGGTTAAACAGAGCCCGGGAAGCAAAAGGGGAACCCTTATTTGCCAATCCCAGAAACGCCGCGGCAGGCTCTCTCCGCCAGCTTGATGCAAAGGTCACTGCCCGCCGTTCTTTAAGTGTGATGGCATATGAAGTTTTGTACGTGGAAGGATATGCTGTCACTACTCACTGGGAAGGTTTAGAACTGTTGGACAAAATGGGCTTTCAGGTCGACCCGTACCGGATGTATTGTCAGGACATCCAGCAGGTAATTAACCGCTGCTTGGAATGGAACGGGCAAAGAAATCAGCTGCCTTACGAAATTGATGGAATGGTGGTTAAAGTCAACAGCCTTGAGCAGCAGCAGAAACTGGGCGCTCGCAGCAAGTCTCCCCGGTGGGCAATTGCCTATAAATTCCCTGCAGAGCTGGCAATTGCCGTTTTGCAGAACATTTTTGTGCGGGTGGGAAGGACTGGGGTTTTGACCCCTAACGCTGTGTTTCAGCCGGTAAGGTTGGCTGGGACCACCGTCAGCAGGGCAACCCTGCATAACGAGGATATAATCCGCCAAAAGGACATCCGGATCGGGGATACCGTAGTGATACAGAAAGCTGGAGAGATCATCCCGGAAGTTGTTCAGGTGTTGAAAGAGCGCCGTACAGGGAAAGAGCAGGAATTTGTGATGCCGGACACCTGTCCTGAATGCGGCTCAAGGGTGGAACGCCAGCCGGGAGAAGCTGCCGCCAGATGTACGGGAGGACTGGTCTGTCCTGCTCAGGTACGGGAAGCAATCATCCATTTTGTTTCCCGTGATGCCATGAATATTGAAGGCTTGGGGCCGGCTGTAGTTACTCAGCTTATTGAGGCGGGCCTGGTGCGGGATGTGGCGGACCTGTATACGTTGTCCCAGGATGCTTTAATAAATCTGGAACGGATGGGCTTGCAGTCTTCCCAAAACCTATTAGATGCTGTTGCCAAAAGCAAGGAGAACTCCTTGGCCCAACTTATATTTGCCCTGGGAATCAGGCACGTAGGACAGCGGGCTTCCCGGCTTTTAGCAGATCACTTTGGCTCGATGGATCGGTTGCAAGGCGCAACTTATGAAGAACTCATAGCAGTACCCGAGATCGGGCCGCGGATGACGGAAAGCGTGCTGTCCTTCTTTCGGGAAGATCATAATCAAAAGGTTTTAGCCAGGCTTAAAGCAGCAGGAGTCAAGATGGCCGCGGCTAAAGCTCCGCAAAGAGACCTGCCAATGGCTGGAAAGAAGTTTGTCCTCACAGGGACACTGGAAAGGCTGACCAGATCGGAGGCCCAAAAGTTGATCGAAGACAATGGCGGCCAGGTCGCCGGCAGTGTCAGCAAGACTATTGATTATATTGTGGCAGGGGCCAGCCCCGGGTCCAAGCTGGAAAAAGCCAGAGCCCTTTTGGAAGCAAGCCCGGAACTGCCTTTAAAAATACTGACTGAAGAGGAATTTACCAGGTTGGTAAGGAAATCGAGGGTTGAATAA